The following coding sequences are from one Solea solea chromosome 4, fSolSol10.1, whole genome shotgun sequence window:
- the si:ch211-283g2.1 gene encoding sodium- and chloride-dependent GABA transporter ine, whose translation MDKQLSRPTWSRQIEFTLAGIGCAVGLGNVWRFPYLCYRSGGGAFLVPYLLMLVVLGIPLLHMELTVGQFTRRGPVHGLASVCPLLKGVGMATVAISFIMCTYYNVVITWALYYLFSSFQSPLPWQNCNNTWNTPNCTNHATNSSYSSSTASQEFFKYKMLEQTSGVEETGTIRWELFLILVLAWILIYLCIFKGVKSTGKVVYFTALFPYVILIALLINNVQLPGALDGITFFIVPKWEKLLLVEVWVNAAAQIFNSIGIGFGSLFAMSSYNAFNNNVLKDTLTICIINSLTSILAGFVIFSAFGYMSYLQGIPVSDLAVDGPGLVYVVYPQAFANMPLPQLWAVLFFFMLLCLGLDSEFAMVEVMVTSLMDEFYQYLIKFFKRKELFVLAVCGVACLFGIPCVMQVGIYVFQLMDHYTAIVSIMFLAFFEVIAICWCYGVKRLSDNLEVMTGKRANIFFRLCWLIIAPVLIAVILIFSIIQFKPARYEDNVFPPWAQGVGWVIALASIIWIPLGAIHTLWVLPGSFTQKLKLSITPHSLDEKSNMPYYERGGADAHPAISVISSNFTAPEKSPIQTNL comes from the exons ATGGATAAACAGCTCAGCAGACCAACATGGAGCAGGCAGATCGAGTTTACTCTGGCTGGCATAGGCTGTGCCGTAGGCCTTGGCAACGTGTGGAGGTTCCCCTATCTCTGCTACAGGAGTGGAGGAG GGGCCTTTCTGGTGCCATACCTGCTCATGCTGGTGGTGCTGGGGATCCCTCTGCTCCACATGGAGCTGACTGTGGGTCAGTTCACAAGGAGAGGGCCTGTCCATGGTCTGGCTAGTGTCTGTCCACTGTTAAAAG GAGTGGGCATGGCAACAGTTGCAATCTCCTTCATAATGTGCACCTACTACAATGTTGTCATCACCTGGGCTCTTTATTATCTCTTCAGCTCCTTCCAGTCACCGCTGCCCTGGCAGAACTGCAACAACACATGGAATACAcccaactgtaccaaccatgcCACCAACAGCAGCTACTCCTCCTCCACAGCGAGCCAAGAGTTCTTCAA ATATAAGATGCTGGAGCAGACGAGTGGAGTGGAGGAGACAGGAACGATACGCTGGGAACTCTTCCTCATCCTCGTCCTGGCCTGGATTCTCATTTACCTTTGTATTTTCAAGGGGGTGAAATCGACAGGCAAG gTGGTGTACTTCACAGCCCTGTTTCCATATGTCATCCTGATTGCCCTGCTCATCAATAACGTGCAGCTTCCCGGGGCATTAGATGGGATTACCTTCTTTATTGTGCCAAAATGGGAGAAACTGCTCTTAGTGGAG GTGTGGGTGAATGCTGCAGCACAGATTTTTAACTCCATTGGGATCGGTTTCGGGTCCCTCTTCGCCATGTCCAGCTATAACGCCTTCAACAACAACGTTCTGaa AGACACCCTGACTATATGCATCATCAACTCCCTGACCAGTATCCTGGCAGGCTTTGTCATCTTCTCTGCCTTTGGATACATGTCGTATCTCCAGGGAATTCCTGTCAGCGATCTGGCTGTGGACG GTCCAGGACTGGTTTATGTTGTTTACCCACAAGCCTTTGCCAACATGCCATTGCCTCAACTCTGGGCTGTGCTGTTCTTTTTTATGCTGCTTTGCCTTGGACTGGACAGTGAG tttgCAATGGTTGAGGTCATGGTCACCAGTCTCATGGATGAATTCTATCAGTACCTGATCAAGTTTTTCAAGAGGAAGGAGCTGTTTGTCCTTGCTGTATGTGGTGTTGCCTGTCTTTTTGGAATCCCTTGTGTCATGCAG GTAGGGATCTATGTTTTCCAGCTGATGGACCATTACACTGCCATAGTGTCCATCATGTTTCTTGCATTCTTTGAAGTTATCGCCATCTGTTGGTGTTATG GTGTGAAACGACTTTCAGACAACTTGGAAGTGATGACGGGAAAGAGGGCAAACATCTTCTTCAGACTGTGCTGGCTCATTATTGCTCCAGTGCTGATCGCT GTCATCCTCATTTTCTCCATCATACAGTTCAAACCAGCCCGTTATGAGGACAACGTCTTCCCTCCCTGGGCTCAGGGCGTTGGGTGGGTCATTGCCCTGGCCTCCATCATCTGGATTCCTTTGGGGGCAATTCACACGCTGTGGGTGCTGCCCGGCTCCTTCACACag AAACTGAAGCTGTCCATCACACCACACAGTCTGGATGAAAAGTCAAATATGCCGTATTATGAGAGGGGGGGAGCAGACGCACATCCGGCCATATCTGTCATCAGCTCAAACTTCACGGCACCTGAGAAATCTCCAATTCAAACAAACCTCTGA